gagcgaggacgaagatgatatcttcatgccgccgcttccgggttctgcatcgtcgaagggcaagagttcttcatcatcgaagggcaaggtttctgcatcgtcgaagggcaagagttcttcatcgtcgaagggcaagagttctgcatcgatcgaggatgacgatgatgacttcatgtagtttttatgctgtatgttgtgagttcagttacgtgccatttaatttggatgtagttctatctagttgtttgtaatgtctcgttgtatgaatattatgttctatctaaatatgatcttgtagAGTAGTCATATGTCTCGTAGagaagtacatagtcatttgtctcatacatagaatagacataagttctcacacagaaatagatggtaatgtctctactgatacATAGGAGCGGCAATGACGACGTCTGGCCTGCCGGGGAGGCGGATCTCGAATGACAAATGCATCACATATAACTCGGTTTCCTGTAGCAATGCAACTGAACAACCCTTTTCCATTCCCATTCGCTCAGCATTTCTTGAATCTTGCCATCATCAGTTATGTCAATCAATTTTCTTTCCCCAGGGCCATCCGAATGCTTGCTGCTGACGTAGTACACAAAATCGTCTTCCTTCAACCCTTGCTTCAACATGAATTTAGTCTTCAACCAATCAAAAGTGAGGTCCACTTCACTAACTTGCACAACACTTGGAGACAAGCCTTGGACATGAACAATAGGGCTAAGCACCCACTGAGTACTCTCAGccatctgcaacacacaaatcgcattgagtacctaccctaccccttaatatccccactaacaaatattagacatgtctatatattacgaagctatatattacagaatattaacggagcaactaatacaattcaccCTCCTACAATtatattacgaatatttgccgtagcaactacaaatattgacAGATTAATTAGTTGACATCTAAAAATATTAACAAAAACTACCGGAGCACGtacgaaaaataaaatgtgggcttaaatatacccttgaagcgtgcgtgcgaaggATGAAGgacgaacggcggccaccaaactgccggtgctccgGCTCGAACGAAGAATGACGAAcaacagcttcacctccaccatAGTGCTCCAATTTACCACCAGCACACTGCAATGCTTATGCagctccgtctgaagggggttttataggtagagaggagaaaatggcgggaaagaacggCTGCGATAAGGagggaaagggttggcgggaaacgggtggcgggaaacgggtggcgggaaacgggtggcgggaaaagggtggagggaaacgggtggcgggaaacgggtggcgggaaaaagttggcgcgaacatatggcgggaaaaagttggcgcgaacatatgacgatgatgacttcatgtagtttttatgctgtatgttgtgagttcagttacgtaCCATTTAATTTAGATATAGTTCTATCTATTTGCTTGCaatgtctcgttgtatgaatattatgttctatctacatatgatcttgtagttccgataacagagtactaaaatagagtaggcatatgtctcgtacataagtacatagtcatttgtctcatacatagaatagacataagtcttccacagaaatagatggtaatgtctctactgatacagatacatagaagcgtcagtgacgacgtctggcctggcggggaggcggatctggaaTCGGGGACCATCCCAACCTGTCGGGTGCCCTAACGTGACGAGGAGGAATCTCAGACTCTCCCTGGTCATGCTGTGTATCCTGTGTGGGGCCTGGTGGAGGAGTCGAAAACATGTTCATCCACTGGGTGTGCTGCGACATCTGAGCCTGTATGTTGTCCTCGGGATGTTGATCACTCCCCCACGTATCATGTGATGCCGACATAGACGCCTGATATCCATAGGCCCCTACGCGATGGAACGGTTCATCATGAAGAATGAGGTCGCGTCAATTAATATTgaaaacaataaatatgaagacacaTACCTGCTGGGTGTGACGTCTGCTCTGGCTGAAACACGAAACTGGAGGGACCATGCTGTtgtggctgtggagaaaacacgaagctcgacgagggaccgtgttgctgtggctgtggagaaaacacgaagctcgacgtggGACCATAGTGCTGCGGGTGCCACGTAGAACTGCCAGGTTGGTCAGGACGGGGTGGCCTGGTTGTCGGCTGCTGTGCTAGGCGTGGACGTGGTTGATGTCGTTGCATGGAGTgacgcggctgctcctgctcgtgcTGAACAACATCGGTTCTCCGGGTGCACGTGATAGCCTCGTACACAGTCCGTATCTTATTCTGAATTCTTTCCAAGAAGGGCTGTACCACTGGACGATGTTGAAGAAGAGGTCCAGACGATAGTGATCGTCCAAAGGTGGTCACGTCGTCGTACAGTTCGCGTGTCAAGGTAGCCTGCAAATTTCCATGACGATTAATAATGTCTGTCTCTTGCACGTCAAAGTATGTGGCAACATTACGTAAAGAAAAAATATCTTACCGCGTACTGCCTAGAGCCCGAAGTATCATAGCTCAGGTACATATCCGACGGAGTAGGATCCGGTAACTCCTCTGGGTGGGAGTACTCAACAATGCGTAACCGTGTTCCGGTCATGTAGCGCCGCAAATAGAGATTGAATTCATCGAGATCGAAATTGTGATTCGCGTGCCATAGATTTGTGTTTGCTGTCTCCCATTCTATAACATACGGCTCTAGTCTAACTAGCCATTCAGCAGTTGTCCTGTTCATGCCCTTCCTTGTCGTCCTAAAATTGTGGTGTGTGTTCAACAATTACCTAAAGCTTTGAATGGAGTACTATGAAAGAAAATGCAACATTGAAAAACTGGTTAATACCTGTGGATGTGTGCTGGCACCGGGTTCTCTATAGGGGGAGGTAGCTCCAACTGCAGAAGACCAAATTGCCTCATAACCCTCTGTTGTGCCATCTCCTCGACGAAGACATCGAAGATGATCTTCGATTTTGTCATCCAGTAATCTCGGTCCCTTGTGTATAGCACAGACATACCAGCAGGGTATCTCGCTTGTATGGCTGCTGCCGTGTAGGGCTGCCAGATTACCCCGGTGTACGCATCGAACTGCTCGTTCAATGTTGTGTACACCTTCCTGGTCTGATCACTAGCAAAGCGTCTCTGCAGAGAATAAAAGTTAGTAGCCGCTCGCATCGATCGATCTCTTGTGCAGAAAAAGTTGCATTAAACTACAACACGGTGCATACCTTGCGACGAGTCCAACACAGACCGAAAGTAGGCATGTCGATGCCCTCAACATCAAACATGGCGTCTATAGGCTCATGAACCCGTACATCTGGTCGCCCTATAGAGAACCTCTCCCACGACCACAGCTGTAGGAATAGAGGGCATCCAAGAAGGGCTGGCTTTCTCGATGTAAGCTGGCAACCGTTGCACATACCTCGGTATGTACCCGCTAACACTgccgaaccccaactcctctGTCTGATCTGATCCGCCGTCTGAGCGCTCGCTATCTCGAGTGCCATAGGGATGTAGAGGGCGCTGATAGTGGTGACATGGTTCTCCGTGAACATCACCTTGCCGAAAAGCCACAGTAAGTAGGCCTCGAGGCTCCGAGTGATCTGTTCCGCAGTCAAGGGCTTCCGGAAGTTCTGGATCTGCATTAAGCGAAGAGAAAGTTTTAGTAAGCCGCAATTATTTTCTCTACAACTTTATGCGCGATAACTTGAAGAGAATAGGTAGGGGAAATTACCCGGAAATTTAGCAACCACTCATTacttaggtccgtgatgctccCATACCGGATCGGGAGCATCCGGAAAAACACCGTGAAAACGTTCTGTGAGAGCTCGCTCCCAACCAGCCGGTGCGTCCAACGGTCCTACGGCATGACCTGCCAACGGTAGTCCCAGCAAAAGTGACACATCCTCCAGAGTAGGAGCCATCTCTCCCCATCTGAAGTGAAACGTGTGGGTCTCTGGCCTCCAATGGTCCACTAAGCAGCTCAGCAAAGACCCATCGATGGCGACGCGTTTCTCACCCGGGATAGACTCAACCAGACGCGCGAAAggtaaaaggccggcccatttcaaccttcatcagagaacttttcagttactgtctcccatttcaaccattaatatgcatgtcagtgtgcaaattaataaagcacgtaccgctgaagccatcctgagtgtatcttccagttttccttaggagtgcgagtgacgagaggctcaagcttgcgctcataccatatcgcaccacgatgacccttatcaatgtccccattcagcaaccacaatcccgacattcctgcacttacaaaattcagaacaaagtgccacacttaataaaaattcagaacatagtgccacacttaataaaaattcataaCGTAGTGGCACACTTAATTAAAATTCATAACATAGTGCCActcttaataaa
The Aegilops tauschii subsp. strangulata cultivar AL8/78 chromosome 3, Aet v6.0, whole genome shotgun sequence genome window above contains:
- the LOC141021074 gene encoding uncharacterized protein is translated as MTKSKIIFDVFVEEMAQQRVMRQFGLLQLELPPPIENPVPAHIHRTTRKGMNRTTAEWLVRLEPYVIEWETANTNLWHANHNFDLDEFNLYLRRYMTGTRLRIVEYSHPEELPDPTPSDMYLSYDTSGSRQYAATLTRELYDDVTTFGRSLSSGPLLQHRPVVQPFLERIQNKIRTVYEAITCTRRTDVVQHEQEQPRHSMQRHQPRPRLAQQPTTRPPRPDQPGSSTWHPQHYGPTSSFVFSPQPQQHGPSSSFVFSPQPQQHGPSSFVFQPEQTSHPAGAYGYQASMSASHDTWGSDQHPEDNIQAQMSQHTQWMNMFSTPPPGPTQDTQHDQGESEIPPRHVRAPDRLGWSPIPDPPPRQARRRH